A single region of the Actinoplanes sp. SE50/110 genome encodes:
- a CDS encoding NAD-dependent deacylase encodes MALGEAAKLLARAGHVVVFTGAGISAESGVPTFRDALTGLWSRFDAQALATPQAFAEDPDLVWGWYEWRRRLVQRVRPNHGHLAVSRMAAHLPRLTVITQNVDDLHERAGSPAPLHLHGSLFTPRCASCSRPAPLPPPIPDDADAEGRRIPPPRCRHCTGPIRPGVVWFGEPLPEYALESAVRAASACDVLLTIGTSGLVYPAAEIPRLAARAGAAVLQINPQPTPLDPIATVNLPGPAAEILPTLVDTTWP; translated from the coding sequence ATGGCCCTGGGCGAGGCGGCGAAACTCCTGGCCCGGGCCGGGCACGTGGTGGTCTTCACCGGTGCCGGCATCTCGGCCGAGAGCGGGGTCCCCACCTTCCGCGACGCCCTGACCGGCCTGTGGTCGCGGTTCGATGCGCAGGCCCTGGCCACCCCGCAGGCTTTCGCCGAGGATCCGGACCTGGTCTGGGGCTGGTACGAGTGGCGCCGCCGCCTGGTCCAGCGGGTCCGCCCGAACCACGGCCACCTGGCCGTCTCCCGGATGGCGGCGCACCTGCCGCGGCTCACCGTCATCACCCAGAACGTCGACGACCTGCACGAACGCGCCGGTTCGCCGGCACCCCTGCACCTGCACGGCAGCCTGTTCACTCCACGCTGCGCATCGTGTTCGCGCCCGGCCCCGCTCCCGCCTCCCATCCCGGACGACGCCGACGCCGAGGGCCGCCGCATCCCCCCGCCCCGCTGCCGGCACTGCACCGGGCCGATCCGACCCGGCGTCGTCTGGTTCGGCGAGCCACTCCCCGAGTACGCTCTGGAGTCCGCTGTCCGAGCCGCCTCCGCCTGCGATGTCCTGCTCACCATCGGCACTTCGGGCCTCGTCTACCCCGCCGCCGAGATCCCCCGCCTGGCCGCCCGGGCCGGCGCCGCCGTGCTGCAGATCAACCCCCAGCCCACCCCCCTCGACCCGATCGCCACTGTCAACCTCCCCGGCCCCGCCGCCGAGATCCTCCCCACCCTGGTCGACACCACCTGGCCGTAA
- a CDS encoding MaoC family dehydratase — protein MTTIVNGLDELKALVGRDLGASEWLEITQERVNTFADATGDHQWIHVDVERAKGGPFGGPIAHGYLTLSLVIPLFGSLLKVEGITMGVNYGLERVRFPHPVRVGSKIRLAATVVSVEDVPGGTQSTFDFTVQIDGVDKPACVARAVYRQYA, from the coding sequence ATGACCACGATCGTCAACGGACTCGACGAGCTGAAGGCCCTGGTCGGCCGGGACCTGGGGGCCAGCGAGTGGCTGGAGATCACCCAGGAGCGGGTGAACACGTTCGCCGACGCGACGGGGGACCACCAGTGGATCCACGTGGACGTCGAACGGGCGAAGGGCGGGCCGTTCGGCGGGCCGATCGCGCACGGCTACCTGACCCTGTCGCTGGTGATCCCGCTGTTCGGCTCGCTGCTCAAGGTCGAGGGGATCACGATGGGGGTGAACTACGGGCTGGAGAGGGTGCGTTTCCCGCACCCGGTGCGGGTCGGGTCGAAGATCCGGCTGGCGGCGACCGTGGTGAGCGTCGAGGACGTGCCCGGGGGGACGCAGAGCACGTTCGACTTCACCGTGCAGATCGATGGGGTGGACAAGCCGGCCTGCGTGGCTCGTGCGGTCTATCGGCAGTACGCGTAA
- a CDS encoding bifunctional diguanylate cyclase/phosphodiesterase, with product MHSRGIRHLWWIYLLTTGALTAVYLLTPFNADTRWIYVVVNSTAPLATWLGLRGNLPQRRAGWRVIGLGLAFSAAGDVLFAVHTAVSGEPAFPSIADWLYLLGHLTIAAGTAMLAARAGRTAFIDAAVLLSPLASLAWILVVEPTVTVGGSLTARFFAASAPVNTLIVVYCALALALGVELRTPGVRWLLTGLVAWFVSDALYTHQSLAGTYREGGLIDLGWMAMPILLGTAALHPSMVNTTPRRAAMTTLTLNRALILFGAALLLPCLHLFWEPGSDAPLVLGAALSMALVAVRLAGPIHELAWRAGHDPLTGLVNRSLLMDRLALALDTLPADPAARVGLLFCDLDHFKDVNDSLGHDAGDQLLIEISTRLRAAVRETDVVCRLGGDEFVILMPDTTEEQADVIAGGVADNLGRPMRLADGTEFFASLSIGLRTTADTDADPDTLMQDADTAMYQAKAAGRGRMVRFDADVRSEAAQRLRLDADLRRALTHPGELYCVYQPVFRVDDGRLHSVEALVRWAHPADGTLPPVVFIPIAEAAGTVGQVFTVVLEQALTEQRGWYNRTGGWIPIAVNLSPRQLDAAIAGQVLAALERTGTPPGQLTLELTETGMAEPETVEAALGPLRRAGVKIAVDDFGTGYSSMARVADHGWDVVKIDRTFVAGIHRDQARASLADAMVRMAHALGMVTVAEGVDNAADLQVLARLGCEYAQGYLLARPVDADGILEMASASPRVSVELGSGGGELSPSGSGGVRPGDLVGVELDVEGRQQVG from the coding sequence ATGCACTCCCGCGGGATCCGCCATCTGTGGTGGATCTATCTGCTGACGACCGGCGCGCTGACCGCCGTCTACCTGCTCACCCCGTTCAACGCCGACACCCGGTGGATCTACGTGGTGGTGAACAGCACGGCACCGCTGGCCACCTGGCTCGGGCTGCGTGGGAACCTGCCGCAGCGCCGGGCCGGCTGGCGGGTGATCGGGCTCGGCCTGGCGTTCTCGGCCGCCGGCGACGTGCTCTTCGCCGTGCACACCGCGGTCAGCGGCGAACCGGCCTTCCCGTCGATCGCCGACTGGCTGTACCTGCTCGGGCACCTGACCATCGCGGCCGGCACGGCGATGCTGGCCGCCCGGGCCGGCCGGACCGCCTTCATCGACGCCGCGGTGCTGCTGTCCCCGCTGGCCAGCCTCGCCTGGATCCTGGTGGTCGAACCGACGGTCACCGTCGGCGGCAGCCTGACCGCCCGGTTCTTCGCCGCGTCCGCGCCGGTCAACACGCTGATCGTGGTGTACTGCGCGCTGGCCCTGGCGCTCGGCGTCGAGCTGCGCACACCCGGGGTGCGCTGGCTGCTGACCGGACTGGTCGCCTGGTTCGTCTCCGACGCCCTCTACACCCACCAGAGCCTGGCCGGGACGTACCGCGAGGGCGGGCTGATCGACCTGGGCTGGATGGCGATGCCGATCCTGCTCGGCACCGCCGCGCTGCACCCGTCGATGGTGAACACCACGCCGCGCCGCGCCGCGATGACCACCCTGACCCTGAACCGAGCGCTGATCCTGTTCGGCGCGGCCCTGCTGCTGCCCTGCCTGCACCTGTTCTGGGAGCCCGGCTCGGACGCACCCCTGGTGCTCGGCGCCGCGCTGTCCATGGCTTTGGTCGCGGTCCGGCTGGCCGGCCCGATCCACGAGCTGGCCTGGCGGGCCGGGCACGACCCGCTGACCGGGCTGGTCAACCGCAGCCTGCTGATGGACCGGCTGGCGCTGGCGCTGGACACCCTGCCGGCCGATCCCGCCGCCCGGGTCGGCCTGCTCTTCTGCGACCTGGACCACTTCAAGGACGTCAACGACAGCCTCGGCCACGACGCCGGCGACCAGCTGCTGATCGAGATCAGCACCCGGCTGCGCGCGGCGGTCCGGGAGACCGACGTGGTGTGCCGGCTCGGCGGCGACGAATTCGTCATCCTGATGCCGGACACCACCGAGGAGCAGGCCGACGTGATCGCCGGCGGGGTCGCCGACAACCTGGGCCGGCCGATGCGACTGGCCGACGGCACCGAATTCTTCGCGTCACTGTCGATCGGGCTGCGCACCACCGCCGACACCGACGCCGACCCGGACACCCTGATGCAGGACGCGGACACCGCGATGTACCAGGCCAAGGCGGCCGGCCGGGGCCGGATGGTGCGCTTCGACGCGGACGTCCGCTCGGAGGCCGCCCAGCGCCTGCGCCTCGACGCCGACCTGCGCCGCGCACTCACCCACCCGGGCGAGCTGTACTGCGTCTACCAGCCGGTCTTCCGGGTCGACGACGGCCGGCTGCACTCGGTGGAGGCGCTGGTCCGCTGGGCGCACCCGGCCGACGGCACGCTGCCGCCGGTGGTGTTCATCCCGATCGCCGAGGCGGCCGGCACCGTCGGGCAGGTGTTCACGGTGGTCCTGGAGCAGGCTCTGACCGAGCAGCGAGGCTGGTACAACCGGACCGGCGGGTGGATTCCGATCGCGGTGAACCTGTCCCCGCGACAGCTCGACGCCGCCATCGCCGGCCAGGTGCTGGCCGCGCTGGAGCGCACCGGCACGCCGCCCGGCCAGCTCACCCTGGAACTGACCGAGACCGGGATGGCCGAACCGGAGACGGTCGAGGCCGCGCTCGGGCCGCTGCGCCGGGCCGGCGTCAAGATCGCCGTCGACGACTTCGGCACCGGGTACTCCTCGATGGCCCGGGTCGCCGACCACGGCTGGGACGTCGTCAAGATCGACCGAACCTTCGTGGCCGGCATCCACCGCGACCAGGCGCGCGCCTCGCTCGCCGACGCCATGGTGCGGATGGCCCACGCCCTCGGCATGGTGACCGTCGCCGAGGGCGTGGACAACGCCGCCGACCTGCAGGTGCTCGCCCGCCTGGGGTGCGAGTACGCGCAGGGTTACCTGCTGGCCCGACCGGTCGATGCGGACGGCATCCTGGAGATGGCGTCCGCGTCCCCCCGAGTCTCGGTCGAGCTGGGCTCCGGCGGCGGTGAGCTCTCGCCGTCAGGCTCCGGCGGCGTCCGGCCGGGCGATCTGGTCGGCGTCGAGCTCGACGTCGAGGGCCGGCAGCAGGTCGGCTAG
- a CDS encoding MFS transporter produces the protein MNDVAQPQAGHPRRWAILGVLVISLLVVVLDNTVLNVALRIIADPQRGLGATQSELEWAINSYTLVFAGLLFTAGILADRLGRRITLTIGLVLFGIASLISAYADSPDQLIAARAVMGLGAAAVMPSTLSIIANVFEPRERGRAIGVWAGAVGLAVALGPILGGFLLEHFWWGSVFLINVPIVVIGVVLVTVLVPESRDPRPNRVDVLGVLLSIVGLTLLTYGVIKGGEDGFGDTLSWAPLASGVLVLAGFVLYQSRIEFPSLDVRLFRNRQFSASTGMIGLVFFAAMGAMFFGAFYLQLVRGYGPLESGALFVPFAVGQMVFAPISSTMVKRFGPKLVSTVGLLLVALGLAIWLPITATTPIALVALAFFVQGVGMANVMPPATESIMSALPREKAGVGSAVSNTIRQLGGALGVAVLGAVLSSVYRDNLGSATDGLPGPAADAARESITGAYAVAAQAGPAGPALIHTANESFVTAMHWATAGGLIFALLGALVAALFLPGKRPAGPHSPVLAEEQGVALVEA, from the coding sequence ATGAACGACGTAGCACAACCCCAGGCCGGGCATCCCCGACGCTGGGCCATCCTGGGCGTGCTGGTGATCAGCCTGCTCGTGGTGGTTCTGGACAACACCGTGCTGAACGTGGCCCTGCGCATCATCGCGGACCCGCAGCGCGGCCTCGGCGCCACGCAGAGCGAGCTCGAGTGGGCCATCAACTCGTACACGCTGGTCTTCGCGGGCCTGCTCTTCACCGCCGGCATCCTGGCCGACCGCCTGGGCCGCCGGATCACCCTGACCATCGGCCTGGTGCTGTTCGGCATCGCGTCGCTGATCTCGGCCTACGCCGACAGCCCCGACCAGCTGATCGCCGCCCGCGCGGTGATGGGCCTGGGCGCGGCCGCGGTCATGCCGTCCACCCTGTCGATCATCGCCAACGTCTTCGAGCCGCGCGAGCGCGGCCGGGCGATCGGCGTCTGGGCCGGCGCGGTCGGTCTGGCCGTCGCCCTGGGCCCGATCCTGGGCGGCTTCCTGCTGGAGCACTTCTGGTGGGGCTCGGTCTTCCTGATCAACGTGCCGATCGTGGTGATCGGCGTGGTGCTGGTGACCGTGCTGGTGCCCGAGTCGCGCGACCCCCGGCCCAACCGGGTCGACGTGCTCGGCGTCCTGCTCTCGATCGTCGGCCTGACCCTGCTCACCTACGGTGTGATCAAGGGCGGCGAGGACGGCTTCGGCGACACCCTGTCCTGGGCGCCGCTCGCCTCCGGCGTGCTGGTGCTGGCCGGCTTCGTGCTCTACCAGAGCCGGATCGAATTCCCGTCGCTGGACGTGCGACTGTTCCGCAACCGGCAGTTCTCCGCCTCCACCGGCATGATCGGTCTGGTCTTCTTCGCCGCCATGGGCGCGATGTTCTTCGGCGCGTTCTACCTGCAGCTGGTCCGCGGCTACGGCCCGCTGGAGTCCGGCGCGCTGTTCGTCCCGTTCGCGGTCGGCCAGATGGTCTTCGCGCCGATCAGCTCCACGATGGTGAAGCGGTTCGGCCCGAAACTGGTCAGCACCGTCGGCCTGCTGCTGGTCGCGCTCGGTCTGGCCATCTGGCTGCCGATCACCGCGACCACGCCGATCGCGCTGGTCGCCCTCGCCTTCTTCGTCCAGGGCGTCGGCATGGCCAACGTGATGCCGCCGGCCACCGAGTCGATCATGTCGGCGCTCCCCCGGGAGAAAGCCGGCGTCGGCTCCGCGGTCAGCAACACCATCCGCCAGCTCGGCGGTGCGCTGGGCGTCGCGGTCCTCGGCGCGGTGCTCTCCTCGGTCTACCGCGACAACCTGGGCTCGGCCACCGACGGCCTGCCCGGCCCGGCGGCCGACGCGGCCCGCGAATCGATCACCGGGGCGTACGCGGTGGCCGCGCAGGCCGGACCGGCCGGCCCCGCCCTGATCCACACCGCCAACGAGTCGTTCGTCACCGCGATGCACTGGGCCACCGCCGGCGGCCTGATCTTCGCCCTGCTCGGCGCCCTGGTCGCCGCGCTGTTCCTGCCCGGCAAGCGCCCGGCCGGCCCGCACAGCCCGGTCCTCGCCGAGGAGCAGGGCGTAGCCCTGGTCGAGGCGTAA
- a CDS encoding GMC oxidoreductase, whose translation MSFDYDVLIIGSGFGGSVSALRLTEKGYRVGVLEAGRRFADEQFAKTSWRLRDYVYAPALGCYGILRLTLLKNVLIMSGAGVGGGSLGYANTLYEPPDAFFADPQWAAITDWKRELGPYYDQARRMLGVITNPVETDADRALRAVAEDLGVGHTYRRTPVGVFFGRDGSEPGAEAPDPFFGGAGPARRGCTLCGSCMTGCRGNAKNTLVKNYLYLAERAGARVHELTTVRNVRPLPGGGYAVATRRTGGLRRSTLTARQVIFAAGALGTQRLLHRLRDRGSLPAVSPRLGELSRTNSESILGARTRRRDRDYSHGVAITSSIHPDPVTHVEPVRYGPGSNLLALLSTVLVDDTGRGPRWWAGLRQLATAGRDLRLYLSPRDWSRQTVVLLAMQPLDNSITVFRRRGRLTSRPGVGEPNPAWVPAAHEVARRTAEKVDGVPLGSYTAWVGKPVTGHFIGGCAIGADPESGVVDPYHRLFGHPGLHVIDGSVVAANLGVNPSLTITALAERAVALWPNNGEEDTRPPIGHGYLGIGPTAPVRPAVPPSAPGALRFPGVAR comes from the coding sequence ATGTCGTTCGACTACGACGTCCTCATCATCGGGTCCGGGTTCGGCGGCAGCGTGAGCGCGCTGCGGCTGACCGAGAAGGGCTACCGGGTGGGCGTCCTCGAGGCCGGTCGCCGGTTCGCCGACGAGCAGTTCGCCAAGACGTCCTGGCGGCTGCGCGACTATGTCTACGCGCCGGCCCTCGGCTGTTACGGGATCCTCCGGCTGACCCTGCTCAAGAACGTCCTGATCATGTCGGGCGCCGGCGTGGGCGGCGGCTCGCTCGGCTATGCGAACACGCTCTACGAGCCGCCGGACGCGTTCTTCGCCGACCCGCAGTGGGCGGCGATCACCGACTGGAAGCGCGAGCTCGGGCCCTACTACGACCAGGCCAGGCGGATGCTCGGCGTGATCACGAACCCGGTGGAGACCGACGCGGATCGGGCTTTGCGAGCCGTGGCGGAGGATCTCGGCGTCGGGCACACCTATCGGCGTACCCCCGTGGGCGTGTTTTTCGGCCGGGACGGCAGCGAACCCGGCGCCGAGGCGCCGGACCCGTTCTTCGGCGGCGCCGGACCGGCCCGGCGCGGCTGCACACTGTGCGGCTCGTGCATGACCGGGTGCCGCGGCAACGCCAAGAACACCCTGGTCAAAAACTATCTGTACCTGGCCGAGCGGGCCGGCGCGCGGGTCCACGAGCTGACCACGGTGCGTAACGTGCGGCCGCTGCCCGGCGGTGGCTACGCGGTCGCCACCCGGCGCACCGGCGGGCTGCGGCGGTCCACCCTCACCGCCCGGCAGGTGATCTTCGCGGCCGGGGCGCTCGGCACCCAGCGGCTGCTGCACCGGTTGCGCGACCGGGGCAGCCTGCCCGCGGTCTCGCCGCGGCTCGGCGAGCTGAGCCGCACCAACTCCGAGTCGATCCTGGGCGCGCGCACCCGGCGCCGGGACCGCGACTACAGCCACGGCGTCGCGATCACCTCGTCGATCCACCCGGACCCGGTGACCCATGTCGAGCCGGTCCGATACGGCCCGGGCAGCAACCTGCTCGCGCTGCTGTCCACCGTGCTGGTCGACGACACCGGCCGCGGCCCGCGCTGGTGGGCCGGCCTGCGGCAACTCGCCACGGCCGGGCGCGACCTGCGTCTGTATCTGTCGCCGCGGGACTGGTCGCGGCAGACCGTGGTGCTGCTCGCCATGCAGCCGCTGGACAATTCGATCACCGTCTTCCGCCGCCGGGGACGGCTCACCAGCCGACCCGGGGTGGGCGAGCCGAACCCCGCATGGGTTCCGGCCGCGCACGAGGTGGCCCGCCGGACCGCGGAAAAGGTGGACGGGGTGCCGCTCGGGTCGTATACCGCATGGGTGGGCAAGCCGGTGACCGGTCATTTCATCGGCGGCTGCGCGATCGGCGCCGACCCGGAGTCCGGCGTGGTCGATCCGTATCATCGGCTGTTCGGGCATCCCGGCCTGCACGTGATCGACGGATCGGTGGTGGCCGCCAATCTGGGTGTCAACCCGTCGCTGACGATCACCGCGCTGGCCGAACGCGCGGTCGCGCTGTGGCCCAACAACGGCGAAGAGGACACCCGCCCGCCGATCGGTCACGGTTATCTCGGCATCGGTCCGACGGCGCCGGTACGCCCCGCCGTGCCACCGTCCGCACCCGGTGCCCTCCGCTTCCCGGGGGTGGCCCGATGA
- a CDS encoding NAD(P)/FAD-dependent oxidoreductase, which produces MTRILVIGAGFGGVAAANALLKAGFTDITLIEKADRPGGVWRDNRYPGCACDIPAPLYSYSYAPNAAWTRRFPPQPEILDYLERCVSAFGLTGRVRFGTEVSAADWTGSAWQVTLADGEILEADVLIPAVGQLSRPVIPRLPGTFGGPAMHTARWDASVPIEGRRVAVIGTGASVIQLVPAIAGRAAHVTVFQRSAPWTLPKPDRRYGRTRRRLYEMAPVLMAPSRAGTWLMTVVTGLAVTGNRAAGALLHGLSRAQRRWQVRDPELRRKVTPDEPMGCKRVLFTNAWYPALARPDVDLVTEKIVEVTENGIRTADGADHPCDVIVYGTGFAATDFLVPIRVTGRAGTSLDEAWRDGAHAYLGMAVPGFPNMFLVYGPNTNTGNTSVVFFHEAQARWIAQAVRRIARSRQPLEVRPEVAAAYDEEMQGRLAGSVWAACQSWYRTASGRIVTNWPGMAAEYRRRTARLNPADFR; this is translated from the coding sequence ATGACCCGCATCCTCGTCATCGGCGCCGGCTTCGGCGGGGTGGCCGCGGCGAACGCCCTGCTCAAAGCCGGGTTCACCGACATCACCCTGATCGAGAAGGCGGACCGTCCCGGCGGGGTGTGGCGCGACAACCGCTATCCCGGCTGCGCGTGCGACATCCCGGCGCCGCTCTACTCGTACTCGTACGCCCCGAATGCGGCCTGGACCCGCCGCTTCCCGCCGCAGCCGGAGATCCTGGACTACCTCGAACGCTGCGTGTCCGCATTCGGTCTCACCGGCCGGGTCCGGTTCGGCACCGAGGTGAGCGCCGCCGACTGGACCGGCTCGGCCTGGCAGGTGACGCTCGCGGACGGCGAGATCCTGGAGGCCGACGTGCTGATCCCGGCCGTCGGGCAGCTGTCCCGGCCGGTCATCCCTCGGCTGCCCGGCACGTTCGGCGGGCCCGCGATGCACACCGCTCGATGGGACGCGTCGGTGCCGATCGAGGGCCGGCGGGTCGCCGTGATCGGCACCGGGGCCAGCGTGATCCAGCTCGTGCCGGCCATCGCGGGACGGGCCGCGCACGTCACGGTCTTCCAGCGCAGCGCCCCGTGGACGCTGCCCAAACCGGACCGGCGCTACGGGCGGACCCGCCGGAGGCTGTACGAGATGGCCCCCGTCCTGATGGCGCCGTCCCGCGCCGGAACGTGGCTGATGACCGTGGTGACCGGGCTTGCGGTGACCGGCAACCGGGCCGCCGGCGCGCTGCTGCACGGGCTGTCCCGGGCCCAGCGCCGTTGGCAGGTACGCGACCCGGAACTGCGCCGCAAGGTCACCCCGGACGAGCCGATGGGCTGCAAACGGGTGCTGTTCACCAACGCCTGGTATCCGGCGCTGGCCCGCCCCGACGTCGACCTGGTCACCGAGAAGATCGTCGAGGTGACCGAGAACGGCATCCGCACCGCGGACGGTGCCGACCATCCGTGCGACGTGATCGTCTACGGCACCGGCTTCGCGGCCACCGACTTCCTGGTCCCGATCCGGGTCACCGGCCGCGCCGGGACCTCGCTGGACGAGGCGTGGCGGGACGGGGCACACGCGTACCTGGGAATGGCCGTTCCGGGATTTCCCAACATGTTCCTGGTGTACGGCCCGAACACGAACACCGGGAACACGTCCGTGGTCTTCTTCCACGAGGCCCAGGCCCGCTGGATCGCGCAGGCCGTCCGGCGGATCGCGCGGAGCCGGCAACCGCTGGAGGTACGCCCGGAGGTGGCCGCCGCCTACGACGAGGAAATGCAGGGCCGGCTCGCCGGAAGTGTCTGGGCGGCCTGCCAGAGCTGGTACCGCACCGCGTCCGGCCGCATCGTGACCAACTGGCCCGGAATGGCCGCCGAATACCGCCGCCGCACCGCCCGCCTGAACCCGGCCGACTTCCGGTGA
- a CDS encoding TetR/AcrR family transcriptional regulator gives MTSTTSAGQERKAPGRPRNAQADEAILDAVLALLADGQSAASVSIEQVAAKAGVGKATIYRRWPNKEALLIDAVRSMKGPLPTLVGVSARDDLVALVTANRSTRAREFGMVTACLLPELQRDPELNRMHHAVMEPRREFMRDILRRGIATGELRPDLNIDLTVLMLSGPSMMQSMFGSATGLPEENFPAALVDALLRGAATHPGP, from the coding sequence ATGACCAGCACCACGTCGGCCGGCCAGGAGCGCAAGGCTCCTGGCCGGCCCCGCAACGCCCAGGCCGACGAGGCCATCCTCGACGCGGTGCTCGCCCTGCTGGCCGACGGGCAGAGCGCCGCCTCCGTCTCCATCGAGCAGGTCGCCGCCAAAGCCGGCGTCGGCAAAGCCACCATCTACCGCCGGTGGCCGAACAAGGAGGCGCTCCTGATCGACGCGGTGCGCAGCATGAAAGGCCCGCTCCCCACGCTGGTCGGTGTCTCCGCCCGCGACGACCTGGTCGCCCTGGTCACCGCGAACCGCTCCACCCGCGCCCGCGAGTTCGGCATGGTCACCGCCTGCCTGCTCCCCGAGCTGCAACGCGACCCGGAGCTCAACCGCATGCACCACGCGGTCATGGAACCCCGCCGCGAATTCATGCGCGACATCCTGCGCCGCGGCATCGCCACCGGCGAACTCCGCCCCGACCTGAACATCGACCTCACCGTCCTGATGCTCTCCGGCCCGTCGATGATGCAGAGCATGTTCGGCTCCGCCACCGGCCTCCCCGAGGAGAACTTCCCCGCCGCCCTGGTCGACGCCCTCCTGCGCGGCGCCGCCACCCACCCGGGCCCCTGA
- a CDS encoding alpha/beta fold hydrolase — protein MIHDRRGSGAPLLLIHGLGSHWQVWLPLLPLLSPHRDVISVDLPGFGASPPWPPAAVPGPVPRPAPASPDGPGSVRHLADQVEAFLDSLGLDTVEVGGSSMGGGIALELGRRGRARTVTAFSPIGFWPTGGGRWCRFIVTAARAGATALDPLLPRLMATPAGRAALCSIFYAHPGRLDRDESLAAARALAAAPGFAAARSAFRRLTPWAATDPGALPTIPVTIAWGTRDAVLPYRNQALRARTALPAARHVPLPGCGHLPFPDAPAHCADLLLHPAT, from the coding sequence ATGATCCATGACCGTCGCGGCTCCGGGGCCCCACTGCTGCTGATCCACGGGCTGGGCAGCCACTGGCAGGTCTGGCTGCCCCTGCTGCCCCTGCTGAGCCCGCACCGCGACGTCATCAGCGTGGACCTTCCCGGCTTCGGCGCCTCGCCGCCGTGGCCCCCGGCCGCGGTGCCGGGCCCGGTGCCGCGCCCCGCCCCGGCATCCCCGGACGGGCCCGGCTCGGTGCGGCATCTCGCCGATCAGGTCGAGGCTTTTCTGGACTCGCTCGGCCTGGACACCGTCGAGGTCGGTGGCAGCTCGATGGGCGGTGGCATCGCCCTGGAACTCGGCCGCCGCGGCCGGGCCCGCACGGTCACCGCGTTCTCCCCGATCGGCTTCTGGCCCACCGGCGGCGGCCGCTGGTGCCGCTTCATCGTCACCGCCGCCCGGGCCGGCGCCACCGCCCTCGACCCGCTGCTCCCCCGCCTGATGGCCACCCCGGCCGGCCGGGCCGCACTGTGCTCGATCTTCTACGCCCACCCGGGCCGGCTCGACCGGGACGAGTCGCTGGCCGCCGCCCGGGCCCTGGCCGCGGCCCCCGGGTTCGCCGCCGCCCGATCCGCGTTCCGCCGGCTCACCCCGTGGGCCGCCACCGACCCCGGCGCGCTGCCGACCATCCCGGTCACCATCGCCTGGGGCACCCGCGATGCCGTCCTGCCGTACCGCAACCAGGCGCTTCGCGCCCGCACGGCGCTGCCCGCCGCCCGCCACGTACCCCTGCCCGGGTGCGGCCACCTGCCGTTCCCCGACGCACCGGCCCACTGCGCCGACCTGCTCCTGCACCCGGCGACCTGA
- a CDS encoding adenosine deaminase produces MASDLTGFIAGLPKVELHVHHVGSATPRTVARLAERHAGSTSVPADPALLAEYFTFTDFAHFIEVYLSVVDLIRDAEDVATLTYDIGAGLAGQSVRYAELTLTPYSSVVRGIPAEAYCEAVEDARRRVARDHGVELRWCFDIPGEPTMTGADVTLDVALRQRPDGLVSFGLGGPEAGISRESYAGHFAAARAAGLRSVPHAGESTGPQTVWDALHHLGAERIGHGIAAARDPELMAYLREHDIALEVCPTSNVCTRSVPSLAEHPLPALVAAGVPVTVNSDDPPMFSTTLNHEYQVAADLLGLDEHGVADLARQAVRYSFLDATGRSALLTEIDTYVTATTAR; encoded by the coding sequence ATGGCATCGGACCTGACCGGATTCATCGCCGGCCTGCCCAAGGTGGAGCTGCACGTGCACCACGTCGGCTCGGCGACACCGCGGACCGTGGCGCGTCTGGCCGAGCGGCACGCCGGGAGCACCTCGGTGCCGGCCGACCCGGCCCTGCTCGCGGAGTACTTCACCTTCACCGACTTCGCGCATTTCATCGAGGTGTATCTGTCGGTTGTGGATCTGATCCGCGACGCCGAGGACGTGGCCACGCTCACCTACGACATCGGCGCCGGTCTGGCCGGGCAGTCGGTGCGGTACGCGGAGCTGACGCTGACCCCGTACTCCTCGGTGGTCCGCGGCATCCCGGCCGAGGCGTACTGCGAGGCGGTGGAGGACGCCCGGCGACGGGTCGCCCGTGACCACGGCGTGGAACTGCGCTGGTGTTTCGACATTCCCGGCGAGCCGACCATGACCGGCGCCGACGTGACCCTCGACGTGGCGCTCCGGCAGCGGCCGGACGGCCTGGTCAGCTTCGGGCTGGGCGGCCCGGAAGCCGGCATCTCCCGGGAGAGTTACGCCGGCCATTTCGCCGCCGCGCGGGCCGCCGGGCTGCGCAGCGTGCCGCACGCCGGCGAGTCGACCGGCCCGCAGACCGTCTGGGACGCGCTGCACCACCTCGGCGCGGAACGCATCGGCCACGGCATCGCCGCCGCGCGCGATCCGGAACTGATGGCCTACCTGCGCGAGCACGACATCGCCCTGGAGGTCTGCCCGACCTCCAACGTCTGCACCCGGTCGGTGCCGTCCCTGGCCGAGCATCCCCTCCCGGCACTGGTCGCGGCCGGGGTGCCGGTCACCGTCAACTCCGACGACCCGCCGATGTTCTCCACCACCCTCAACCACGAGTATCAGGTGGCCGCGGACCTGCTCGGCCTGGACGAGCACGGCGTCGCCGACCTGGCCCGGCAGGCGGTCCGCTACTCGTTCCTCGACGCCACGGGCAGGTCCGCCCTGCTCACCGAGATCGACACCTACGTCACCGCCACGACCGCGCGCTGA